The DNA sequence GTAAATCATGCAGGCAAAGGCAGTTCAACAAAGAAAATACGTAGTTTGCTAGTTTAATCGGGTATTTCATGAATTCGGGGTTTATCCATTCAAGATAGGTGTTCGTCGATAGGGGGAAAAGAGAACACCGTGTGCTAGATGAATCTTACCCTTGTGACATTTATGGTTTCTTCAACCACGGGAGGCACATAAGTCATGACTTCTTGAATAGATTTCCCATTGAGGAAAGAATAGAGGAAGTCATTGCTTCCCATCTCCCCAACAATCACAAGAGATCTCTTCAACTTCTCTCCACACTCTGCCACAAAATCGCATGTCCAGATCAAAATAATGATCGCAGCAGCACCAGTCATACAGTAATCAAATAATAGAGCACGGATTAAGCAAAGTCACTAGACATGGAAAGGAGAGTTGCAGCGTACCAGTTTTCGACCTGCAGGTTGAGTTGAGATAGTTTCTGAACCAGTTGAGCTGGAGGCGCAAGGGAACATCAGAAGCCGACACGCTGACGTTTCTTGCAGCATAGAACGAAGAGTTGAGGACCGTGCTTCCGGCGACGGCGAAGTTGACTCCATGCTCAAAGGAAAGATTCTTGCCCAACGAGGGATTCACAAGAGGGAGACCAAGAGCTATGGCTGCAGAATGAAAGGGATCAATTTAAACCCTAGGTGATCATCAGTATCATAGTTTTACATGATATCCATTTTCCAGGGAGGGCTATTAGGTTATCGGGTTATTTTGATCTTTGTACCGAAGTAGTCGACTATGAGGCGACCGTCGGAGAAGCGACCAGTGGGCCTGCCGAAAGTCTCGCCGTAAGGGAGACGAGCAGCCTGGGAGCCAGAGCCGTTTGGTCCCACGATGCGGATGAGGTTGCCGGTGTCGGAGGTCGAGTCCCCAAACTGGTATATGGCGTCGATCGGACAAGGACGACGAGCGGCTTCGCCATGGACCCGGCCCGCGGAGGACAACAAGAAGGACGCGAAGGTGAGGAGAAGAAATTGGAGAGTGATCCTTGAGGACATCATGGTGGCGTGGATGGCTTGTCCTTGCATGAAGAGGACTGGGATGTTTGTCCGTATGCCTTATTGGGAAATCGTTAAAGCTccgaatatttatacatatatagagagaactTATTTCTTCTTTTGACTTGTAGCCCACATAATATATAGCTCTCGAGACGAAAGAGTAGCTTAGAGGTTTTAAATTCGGCTTCTCCCACCATTTGAAGTCAAACGAAGAGGTGGGATCAGTTAAATAGTTTTGCTAATGTTACCGTTGACTTTTGATTTATGTAATTTTACTTCAAAGTTCTCATCATTTTTATTTGAGAAAATAAGATAAATGATCCATAATTTTTTTTAATACGTTTAATATGATTTCTGAATTTTAACCTAATATGTAATACGACCCCTGAACTTTTGGTACATCTTTAATTTAGTTTTTGAACTATTTGAAAATATTCAATATTACCCTTGAACTTTAATTAATGGAATGACAATTTTGAACATTTACCTATAATTTAGttcctaaattatatatatacaaaaaatttTCAAGTTAAACAAATTAAAATTACAAGGGTCACACTATATATTGAGTGAAAATTCGGAGATCATATTACATATCAAGCTAAAATTCAAAAATGATTCGTGTCATTATCTCTTTTTATTTTAAAGTTTTTAAGCTAAAATTCAAAAATGATTTGTACCATTATCTCTTTTTATTTTAAAGTTTT is a window from the Rutidosis leptorrhynchoides isolate AG116_Rl617_1_P2 unplaced genomic scaffold, CSIRO_AGI_Rlap_v1 contig328, whole genome shotgun sequence genome containing:
- the LOC139882940 gene encoding LOW QUALITY PROTEIN: acetylajmalan esterase-like (The sequence of the model RefSeq protein was modified relative to this genomic sequence to represent the inferred CDS: inserted 1 base in 1 codon), which encodes MMSSRITLQFLLLTFASFLLSSAGRVHGEAARRPCPIDAIYQFGDSTSDTGNLIRIVGPNGSGSQAARLPYGETFGRPTGRFSDGRLIVDYFAIALGLPLVNPSLGKNLSFEHGVNFAVAGSTVLNSSFYAARNVSVSASDVPLRLQLNWFRNYLNSTCRSKTECGEKLKRSLVIVGEMGSNDFLYSFLNGKSIQEVMTYVPPVVEETINVTRELIKMGASKVVVFGDFAIGCSPIYLTLFKSNDSDAYDDKGCLKAYNAFSQFRNTHVQVALAKLRRELPQATILYGDYYNGYKYVLDQASHLGFDPESALKACCGAGGSYNFNFSQMCGXNGVTACPNPNEFISWDGIHLTQEAHRHITEYNTNKIFPELSCAT